One Budorcas taxicolor isolate Tak-1 chromosome 6, Takin1.1, whole genome shotgun sequence DNA segment encodes these proteins:
- the CCNG2 gene encoding cyclin-G2, which translates to MKDLGAEYLAGREGVQLFGLLNLYLEQEQRFQPREKGLSLIEATPETDNTLCPRLRNAKVEDLRSLTNFFGSCTETFVLAVNILDRFLALMKVKPKHLSCIGVCCFLLAARIVEEECNIPSTHDVIRISQCKCTASDIKRMEKIISEKLHYEFEATTALNFLHLYHTIVLCHTSERKEILSLDKLEAQLKACCCRLTFSKAKPSILALCLLNLEVETLKSIELLEILLLVKKHSKVNDSEFVYWRELVSKCLAEYSSPECCKPDLKKLVWIVSRRTAQNLHNSYYSVPELPTIPEGGCFDESESEDSCEDMSCGEESLSSSPHRDQECTFFFSFKVAQTLCFPS; encoded by the exons ATGAAGGATTTGGGGGCAGAGTACTTGGCCGGTCGCGAAGGAGTCCAGCTCTTCGGATTGTTGAACCTCTACCTAGAGCAGGAACAGAGATTCCAACCTCGAGAAAAAGGGCTGAGCTTGATCGAGGCTACCCCGGAG ACGGATAACACTTTGTGTCCAAGATTGAGAAATGCCAAAGTCGAAGATTTGAGGAGTTTAACCAACTTTTTTGGATCTTGCACTGAAACTTTTGTCTTGGCTGTCAATATTTTGGACAGATTCTTGGCTCTTATGAAG GTGAAACCTAAGCATTTGTCTTGCATTGGCGTCTGTTGTTTTTTGCTGGCTGCTAGAATAGTTGAAGAAGAATGCAATATTCCATCTACTCATGACGTGATCCGGATTAGCCAATGTAAATGTACTGCTTCTGACATAAAGCggatggaaaaaataatttcagaaaaattgCACTATGAATTCGAAGCTACTACTGCCTTAAACTTTTTGCACTTATACCATACTATCGTACTCTGTCATACTTCAGAAAG GAAGGAAATACTGAGCCTTGATAAATTAGAAGCTCAGCTGAAAGCTTGCTGCTGCCGACTTACCttttcaaaagcaaaa ccATCCATACTAGCTTTGTGCCTTCTCAATTTGGAAGTAGAAACTTTGAAATCCATTGAATTGTTGGAAATTCTCCTGCTTGTTAAAAAACATTCCAAG gtgaATGACTCCGAATTTGTTTACTGGAGGGAGTTAGTTTCTAAATGCCTAGCCGAATATTCTTCTCCTGAATGTTGCAAACCAGATCTGAAGAAGCTGGTTTGGATCGTTTCAAGGCGCACAGCCCAGAACCTCCACAACAGCTATTACAGTGTTCCTGAGCTGCCAACAATACCAGAGGGGGGgtgttttgatgaaagtgaaag cGAGGACTCTTGTGAAGACATGAGTTGTGGAGAAGAGAGCCTCAGCAGCTCCCCTCACAGGGATCAAGAGTGCACGTTCTTCTTCAGCTTCAAAGTGGCACAGACACTGTGCTTTCCATCTTAG